From Rutidosis leptorrhynchoides isolate AG116_Rl617_1_P2 chromosome 3, CSIRO_AGI_Rlap_v1, whole genome shotgun sequence, a single genomic window includes:
- the LOC139901988 gene encoding uncharacterized protein, giving the protein MISVQSAWPFSKWGIDLVGPLTEALGGYKWLVVAIDYFTKWTEAKPLSITKGKHIEKFVWEHIVCRFGIPQEIVSDNGKQFAEGIFPGFCEKLQIKQTFTSVYHPQGNVQVEVTNREILKGLEKRLADIQVLTNRIVNLEENEENLLLNLELMEERREVALIREASYKKTIEKYYNKRVKPSVYKVRDYVLRLNSTSKVEYEGKMGPTWEGPYIISEAFGNGSYKLETMEGKQIPGNWNGVNLQKFYY; this is encoded by the exons ATGATATCGGTGCAATCAGCATGGCCTTTCTCAAAATGGGGCATAGATCTAGTAGGTCCACTCACCGAGGCCCTAGGAGGCTACAAATGGTTGGTAGTTGCGATAGACTACTTCACAAAGTGGACAGAAGCAAAACCACTAAGCATCACGAAGGGGAAACATATAGAAAAATTCGTCTGGGAACACATCGTGTGTCGGTTTGGGATACCCCAAGAAATCGTTTCGGATAATGGTAAACAATTCGCTGAAGGCATCTTCCCGGGGTTCTGCGAGAAACTGCAGATAAAGCAAACCTTCACTTCCGTCTACCATCCACAAGGGAACGTACAGGTTGAAGTAACCAACAGGGAGATCTTAAAAGGCCTCGAGAAGCGATTGG CGGATATACAGGTATTAACCAATAGAATCGTGAACCTTGAAGAGAACGAGGAGAATCTCCTTCTTAACCTTGAACTCATGGAGGAAAGAAGGGAAGTTGCGCTGATTCGGGAAGCATCATACAAGAAAACGATTGAGAAGTATTACAACAAGCGAGTCAAACCATCGGTATACAAGGTCAGGGACTATGTCCTAAGGCTCAACAGCACTAGCAAAGTAGAATACGAAGGGAAGATGGGTCCAACTTGGGAAGGCCCATACATAATCTCCGAAGCCTTTGGGAATGGTTCATACAAACTTGAAACCATGGAGGGAAAACAGATCCCCGGAAACTGGAACGGAGTAAACCTTCAAAAGTTTTATTACTAG